The proteins below come from a single Plodia interpunctella isolate USDA-ARS_2022_Savannah chromosome 21, ilPloInte3.2, whole genome shotgun sequence genomic window:
- the Ptip gene encoding PAX-interacting protein 1 isoform X1 — protein MVTIVDDLDSLTLNEPIFKDVKYYLSGDVSERIMHLLQSGGAEEKKYFSDYVTHLICGQNAADTDLEDAQDIYQIPAVTEYWVLACIRLKRLANTKPYSYSKNKIFSNVVACVCKVSVVDAKTLFALLTYHGGKVKVQLDSQCTHLICGSASGKKYSAALTLPTSKLKIVTPDWVLESLKARIQAVAEVFHPKLLIVPQPPKPMDRISAITGFDFEEGIAKNEVPTQNLSDNKDESTQALLDKLKQRMPWNHPPSTANSSSIATSTVSSLGFTNTQMPTSSIMSKSIPQGIVTQNLQIQNSQPNAQLMQKFGQNTIVPQPGINVQSHQINLQQQPQQQQQYTQGQQQPHGLTAIQIQQQKMLQQHQLKMQMMQQQQNKIGNQQTQQFQQPNVSQLNQGLSGQIQHIQNTQHHIQQTIQSPNTSMSSAQQQIENISQMLSQSANNMQQQQLNQQNMAMKQNLSLSQQTASQAVQNIAQQLAQSTQSFQNAKMNQNLSQGQVITQQLIGSGQQLSTQNQNLIQQQTVQSITNQQQNINMGVVNQQGLVTSQAQQGQSQVQLNQLVGSTGQQIGQQIQSIQQAIQGQQTGNVPVQGTWRQQNIQMVQNVQGQHQIIRSPLIQSRNPQSQVVLQQQIMQTQQQALINNQQPQLSPQQHTIQQTSQQILQQSIGSQGQTISQTHHQILVQKQQLLNSSGQQQIVQAPQQVLINQHTGQQQILVHGNQQVTLQSGQQIVSQSQIVHQGGQLVNQGGQQIITQGTQQVLSQGGQHVITQQGQQHQVVIAQSPQQIVTQSGQIIGQAVGQTQQVLSQVPQSPQGGTQLTSGGGIQQIITHSGGQQIVSPGGQQIVQGGQAWQQQQYLQQRQQIAQPGTVGPRVSWTAGGGGRQLIHLDAQTHAQLQQMDPKQRAMFVAQLQKRRQLSMQRAAALAQQQGGVVTGTPGGTQPSVTFIRSQLPAGLTQQQQVQWLQQQGARAATIPASGPAQPPQSPVGGAPVASPGAATGGAVESQLQQLQLHRQQQYQRLQQLQAQRDHVAQHHAIKQVGTGIGPHTVAAVGAVGAVGNVGVGGVNAVGAVGTQPLAEPNVDAALLTSPQGDQQQGANSALLVNPKTKTALANMLSIRLQGGTTPADHEPSAAGTLRLMTAVHAAGGAVGAVGAVGAVGGVGAVRAPARLLLGPQHHPHQAGAGVVGSKVYAGAVRAPPPRAQFYGHNPNLKLPPDLFLLGCVFHIVEYQQSWGTERVARWAEAIQRRGGEVEANYCARVTHVLCETQKHGVVMQALRDAKRCVTAYWLSDAMLRRAVAPPWQALHLPAMYCVRERPARQHRAAVSGWRLEERQRLFCCIHHVGAKVTPYMTRDNTVLICKRAEGNKYRRAREWGIPVVTAMWLTDLLLGNMSALAQIENTKYQQFNLTSPFRMDYSLVSHLMNGWKMPINITQESNERAKRAAASAAPPRRAKRPRLDPAAPSPSPCPSPAPAPAAAPAPSPAPAPAAPPPPLPLALAPRVLFSAVAPHEQARLAAIVRQLGGSVVSSPAEATHLVMEKLVRTSKLLSGLVCSKHLLRPEWLLASQRLNKFADEAQHQLRDDAFNKTFNCDISEVLLCGEQRRKLFEGVTFFLTPCVKPSRAALTEMIELSGGKVERNRRSYVSIQEMHTQKPYSYLVLTVPNDLHLVYYLLQSEKTLNVVCSTEVVLSAIMRQKLDVEEFLVKID, from the exons atggTAACGATTGTCGACGATTTAGATTCCTTAACTTTAAATGAGCCAATCTTCAAGgatgtcaaatattatttgtccGGAGATGTCTCTGAAAGG ATTATGCACCTTCTCCAGTCGGGCGGGGCTgaagaaaagaaatatttctcGGACTATGTCACTCATTTAATTTGTGGCCAGAATGCTGCAGACACAGACCTCGAAGACGCTCAGGATATCTATCAGATCCCTGCTGTGACAGAATACTGGGTGCTTGCTTGCATTAGGTTGAAAAGATTGGCAAATACAAAGCCATACAGCTATTCGAAGAATAAGATATTCTCTAATGTGGTGGCCTGTGTGTGTAAAGTGAGTGTCGTCGATGCCAAGACTTTGTTCGCGCTTCTAACATATCATGGTGGCAAAGTGAAGGTACAGCTGGACAGTCAGTGCACCCACTTGATCTGTGGTTCAGCTTCtggcaaaaaatatagtgCTGCTCTTACTCTACCTActtcaaaactaaaaatagtGACCCCTGATTGGGTATTGGAGAGCTTAAAAGCGAGAATACAAGCAGTGGCTGAAGTTTTTCACCCCAAACTGCTCATTGTGCCACAACCACCTAAACCAATGGATCGCATTAGTGCAATCACTGGATTTGACTTTGAGGAAGGTATTGCCAAGAATGAAGTGCCAACACAAAATCTGTCAGATAATAAAGATGAAAGTACCCAGGCCTTGCTTGATAAATTGAAACAAAGGATGCCTTGGAACCACCCCCCTTCTACTGCTAATTCATCTTCCATAGCTACATCCACTGTGAGTTCTTTGGGCTTCACAAACACCCAAATGCCCACCTCGAGTATTATGAGCAAGTCTATTCCTCAAGGCATTGTGACTCAAAATTTGCAAATACAAAATAGTCAACCTAATGCTCAGttaatgcaaaagtttggACAAAACACAATTGTGCCACAGCCGGGAATCAATGTGCAAAGTCACCAAATAAACCTGCAACAACAACCGCAGCAACAACAACAATACACTCAGGGTCAGCAGCAACCACATGGTTTGACAGCTATCCAAATTCAACAACAAAAGATGCTACAACAGCATCAATTGAAGATGCAAATGATGCAGCAGCAGCAAAACAAGATTGGCAACCAACAAACTCAGCAGTTCCAACAACCCAATGTTTCTCAGCTAAACCAGGGATTATCTGGACAGATACAGCATATACAAAACACACAGCACCACATACAACAAACTATACAGTCACCAAATACTTCAATGAGTTCTGCTCAGCAACAGATTGAAAATATTAGCCAGATGCTCAGTCAAAGTGCCAATAACATGCAGCAACAACAACTGAACCAGCAGAACATGGCCATGAAACAGAATTTGAGTCTAAGCCAGCAGACGGCATCACAAGCTGTTCAGAACATTGCACAGCAACTAGCACAATCTACACAAAGCTTCCAGAATGCTAAAATGAATCAAAATCTGAGCCAGGGACAAGTTATCACCCAGCAATTAATAGGTTCCGGTCAGCAGTTATCAACCCAAAACCAAAATTTGATTCAACAACAGACTGTTCAATCTATAACTAATCAACAGCAGAATATTAATATGGGTGTAGTGAATCAGCAGGGGCTGGTGACGTCACAGGCTCAGCAGGGTCAAAGCCAAGTGCAATTGAATCAATTAGTAGGGAGCACCGGGCAACAGATTGGACAGCAAATTCAGTCCATACAGCAGGCAATTCAAGGTCAACAGACTGGTAATGTGCCCGTGCAAGGCACTTGGAGGCAACAGAATATCCAGATGGTCCAAAATGTGCAGGGCCAACATCAAATTATAAGAAGTCCTTTAATCCAGTCTCGCAATCCACAGAGCCAAGTGGTGTTGCAGCAGCAAATAATGCAGACTCAACAGCAAGCTCTGATAAACAACCAGCAGCCACAGCTGAGTCCGCAGCAACATACAATTCAGCAGACATCACAACAAATTTTGCAACAATCTATTGGTTCTCAAGGTCAGACGATAAGCCAAACTCACCAtcaaatattagtacaaaaacAGCAATTGTTGAACAGTTCTGGACAGCAACAAATAGTCCAGGCTCCGCAGCAAGTGCTTATAAATCAACATACTGGACAACAACAGATTTTGGTTCATGGAAATCAGCAGGTTACTTTGCAGAGTGGTCAGCAAATAGTGTCACAAAGCCAGATAGTTCATCAAGGTGGTCAATTGGTCAATCAGGGTGGACAGCAAATTATAACACAAGGAACGCAGCAAGTTTTATCACAAGGAGGGCAGCATGTGATAACTCAGCAGGGCCAGCAACATCAAGTGGTGATCGCTCAGTCTCCACAGCAGATTGTGACACAGTCTGGTCAGATTATTGGGCAGGCTGTTGGTCAGACTCAGCAAGTGCTGTCGCAAGTGCCGCAGTCACCCCAGGGCGGGACTCAGTTGACGTCGGGTGGTGGCATACAGCAGATCATCACGCATAGTGGTGGGCAGCAGATCGTGTCTCCTGGAGGCCAGCAGATAGTCCAAGGGGGCCAGGCATGGCAACAGCAGCAGTACTTACAACAAAGGCAGCAAATCGCGCAACCAGGAACCGTGGGGCCTAGA GTATCCTGGACGGCAGGGGGCGGCGGTCGCCAGCTGATCCACTTGGATGCGCAGACGCACGCACAGCTGCAGCAAATGGACCCCAAGCAGAGAGCTATGTTCGTAGCGCAGCTGCAGAAGCGAAGACAGCTGTCTATGCAGCGGGCGGCTGCTTTGGCTCAGCAACAG GGAGGCGTGGTAACAGGGACCCCCGGGGGAACGCAGCCGAGTGTCACTTTCATTAGGAGCCAGCTGCCGGCAGGGTTGACCCAGCAGCAACAg GTACAATGGCTACAACAACAAGGAGCCAGAGCGGCTACCATACCAGCTTCAGGACCGGCCCAGCCCCCACAGTCTCCAG TGGGTGGCGCCCCAGTGGCCAGCCCGGGGGCGGCGACAGGGGGCGCTGTGGAGTCCCAACTCCAACAGCTGCAGCTCCATAGACAACAACAGTACCAGAGGTTGCAGCAGCTCCAAGCGCAGAGAGACCATGTAGCACAGCATCACGCCATCAAACag GTGGGCACCGGCATAGGTCCACACACAGTGGCCGCGGTGGGGGCGGTGGGGGCCGTGGGTAACGTGGGCGTGGGTGGGGTGAACGCCGTGGGGGCGGTGGGAACCCAGCCCCTGGCCGAACCAAACGTCGACGCAGCTCTTCTCACTTCGCCTCAAGGGGACCAACAACAAG GTGCAAACAGCGCGCTGTTAGTGAACCCTAAGACCAAAACAGCTTTGGCCAACATGCTGAGCATCCGACTTCAGGGCGGAACCACCCCCGCTGACCACGAGCCCTCCGCTGCCGGCACACTCAG GTTAATGACAGCAGTGCACGCAGCTGGGGGCGCTGTGGGCGCTGTGGGGGCGGTGGGTGCGGTGGGGGGCGTCGGCGCAGTTCGGGCCCCCGCGCGGCTGTTGCTGGGGCCGCAGCATCATCCGCACCAG GCGGGGGCAGGTGTGGTGGGTAGTAAAGTGTACGCAGGCGCGGTGAGGGCGCCGCCCCCCCGCGCACAGTTCTACGGCCACAACCCCAACCTCAAACTACCCCCGGATTTGTTCCTGCTGGGCTGCGTGTTTCATATT GTGGAGTACCAACAATCGTGGGGCACCGAGCGGGTGGCGCGGTGGGCCGAAGCTATACAACGGCGCGGCGGTGAAGTCGAAGCCAACTACTGCGCAAGAGTCACTCATGTGCTGTGTGAGACGCAGAAACATGGCGTCGTCATGCAG GCGCTGCGCGACGCCAAGCGCTGCGTGACCGCGTACTGGCTGTCGGACGCGATGCTGCGGCGCGCTGTGGCGCCGCCCTGGCAGGCGCTGCACCTGCCCGCCATGTACTGTGTGCGGGAGCGGCCGGCGCGACAGCATCGCGCCGCCGTCTCCGGCTGGCGGCTGGAGGAGCGCCAGCGACTGTTCTGCTGCATACACCATGTGGGCGCCAAG gtGACACCGTACATGACTCGAGACAACACAGTGTTGATCTGCAAACGGGCCGAGGGCAACAAATACAGGAGGGCCCGGGAGTGGGGCATCCCCGTGGTGACCGCCATGTGGCTCACTGACCTGCTGCTGGGCAACATGAGTGCGCTGGCGCAG attgaAAATACCAAATATCAGCAGTTCAACTTGACAAGTCCGTTCCGTATGGACTACAGTCTAGTGTCACATCTGATGA ACGGCTGGAAAATGCCAATAAACATAACACAAGAGTCTAACGAGAGAGCGAAGCGCGCAGCCGCTAGCGCCGCCCCCCCGCGGCGCGCCAAGCGGCCGCGCCTCGACCCCGCCGCCCCCTCCCCCTCCCCCTGCCCCTCCCCGGCCCCGGCCCCGGCCGCCGCACCCGCACCCTCCCCCGCGCCCGCccccgccgcgccgccgccgcccctGCCCCTTGCGCTCGCGCCCCGGGTTCTCTTCTCGGCTGTGGCGCCGCACGAACAAGCGAGATTGGCCGCTATTGTCAG ACAACTGGGCGGGTCTGTGGTGTCGTCGCCGGCAGAAGCCACTCATCTAGTGATGGAGAAGCTGGTCCGCACCAGCAAGCTGCTCAGCGGGCTCGTGTGCAGCAAACACCTGCTGCGGCCCGAGTGGCTGCTGGCCAGCCAGCGGCTCAACAAGTTCGCGGACGAGGCCCAGCACCAACTCCGCGACGACGCCTTCAACAAGACCTTCAACTGCGACATCTCCGAGGTGCTACTCTGCGGGGAACAGCGCAGAAAACTCTTCGAAGGCGTCACCTTCTTCCTCACTCCGTGCGTGAAACCGTCCCGAGCGGCTCTCACCGAAATGATCGAATTATCCGGAGGAAAAGTGGAAAGGAACAGACGAAGTTACGTGTCCATTCAAGAAATGCACACCCAGAAACCGTACAGTTATCTAGTGTTAACGGTGCCAAATGATTTGCATCTAGTGTATTACTTGTTACAATCGGAAAAGACGTTGAATGTTGTGTGCAGTACGGAAGTGGTGCTGTCGGCCATTATGAGACAGAAACTGGACGTCGAAGAGTTCCTTGTCAAAATTGATTAG
- the Ptip gene encoding PAX-interacting protein 1 isoform X2 gives MVTIVDDLDSLTLNEPIFKDVKYYLSGDVSERIMHLLQSGGAEEKKYFSDYVTHLICGQNAADTDLEDAQDIYQIPAVTEYWVLACIRLKRLANTKPYSYSKNKIFSNVVACVCKVSVVDAKTLFALLTYHGGKVKVQLDSQCTHLICGSASGKKYSAALTLPTSKLKIVTPDWVLESLKARIQAVAEVFHPKLLIVPQPPKPMDRISAITGFDFEEGIAKNEVPTQNLSDNKDESTQALLDKLKQRMPWNHPPSTANSSSIATSTVSSLGFTNTQMPTSSIMSKSIPQGIVTQNLQIQNSQPNAQLMQKFGQNTIVPQPGINVQSHQINLQQQPQQQQQYTQGQQQPHGLTAIQIQQQKMLQQHQLKMQMMQQQQNKIGNQQTQQFQQPNVSQLNQGLSGQIQHIQNTQHHIQQTIQSPNTSMSSAQQQIENISQMLSQSANNMQQQQLNQQNMAMKQNLSLSQQTASQAVQNIAQQLAQSTQSFQNAKMNQNLSQGQVITQQLIGSGQQLSTQNQNLIQQQTVQSITNQQQNINMGVVNQQGLVTSQAQQGQSQVQLNQLVGSTGQQIGQQIQSIQQAIQGQQTGNVPVQGTWRQQNIQMVQNVQGQHQIIRSPLIQSRNPQSQVVLQQQIMQTQQQALINNQQPQLSPQQHTIQQTSQQILQQSIGSQGQTISQTHHQILVQKQQLLNSSGQQQIVQAPQQVLINQHTGQQQILVHGNQQVTLQSGQQIVSQSQIVHQGGQLVNQGGQQIITQGTQQVLSQGGQHVITQQGQQHQVVIAQSPQQIVTQSGQIIGQAVGQTQQVLSQVPQSPQGGTQLTSGGGIQQIITHSGGQQIVSPGGQQIVQGGQAWQQQQYLQQRQQIAQPGTVGPRVSWTAGGGGRQLIHLDAQTHAQLQQMDPKQRAMFVAQLQKRRQLSMQRAAALAQQQGGVVTGTPGGTQPSVTFIRSQLPAGLTQQQQVQWLQQQGARAATIPASGPAQPPQSPVGGAPVASPGAATGGAVESQLQQLQLHRQQQYQRLQQLQAQRDHVAQHHAIKQVGTGIGPHTVAAVGAVGAVGNVGVGGVNAVGAVGTQPLAEPNVDAALLTSPQGDQQQGANSALLVNPKTKTALANMLSIRLQGGTTPADHEPSAAGTLRLMTAVHAAGGAVGAVGAVGAVGGVGAVRAPARLLLGPQHHPHQAGAGVVGSKVYAGAVRAPPPRAQFYGHNPNLKLPPDLFLLGCVFHIVEYQQSWGTERVARWAEAIQRRGGEVEANYCARVTHVLCETQKHGVVMQALRDAKRCVTAYWLSDAMLRRAVAPPWQALHLPAMYCVRERPARQHRAAVSGWRLEERQRLFCCIHHVGAKVTPYMTRDNTVLICKRAEGNKYRRAREWGIPVVTAMWLTDLLLGNMSALAQIENTKYQQFNLTSPFRMDYSLVSHLMNGWKMPINITQESNERAKRAAASAAPPRRAKRPRLDPAAPSPSPCPSPAPAPAAAPAPSPAPAPAAPPPPLPLALAPRVLFSAVAPHEQARLAAIVSDNNATDSNIIRDVNITTEVDENSNHIQDGNVTKD, from the exons atggTAACGATTGTCGACGATTTAGATTCCTTAACTTTAAATGAGCCAATCTTCAAGgatgtcaaatattatttgtccGGAGATGTCTCTGAAAGG ATTATGCACCTTCTCCAGTCGGGCGGGGCTgaagaaaagaaatatttctcGGACTATGTCACTCATTTAATTTGTGGCCAGAATGCTGCAGACACAGACCTCGAAGACGCTCAGGATATCTATCAGATCCCTGCTGTGACAGAATACTGGGTGCTTGCTTGCATTAGGTTGAAAAGATTGGCAAATACAAAGCCATACAGCTATTCGAAGAATAAGATATTCTCTAATGTGGTGGCCTGTGTGTGTAAAGTGAGTGTCGTCGATGCCAAGACTTTGTTCGCGCTTCTAACATATCATGGTGGCAAAGTGAAGGTACAGCTGGACAGTCAGTGCACCCACTTGATCTGTGGTTCAGCTTCtggcaaaaaatatagtgCTGCTCTTACTCTACCTActtcaaaactaaaaatagtGACCCCTGATTGGGTATTGGAGAGCTTAAAAGCGAGAATACAAGCAGTGGCTGAAGTTTTTCACCCCAAACTGCTCATTGTGCCACAACCACCTAAACCAATGGATCGCATTAGTGCAATCACTGGATTTGACTTTGAGGAAGGTATTGCCAAGAATGAAGTGCCAACACAAAATCTGTCAGATAATAAAGATGAAAGTACCCAGGCCTTGCTTGATAAATTGAAACAAAGGATGCCTTGGAACCACCCCCCTTCTACTGCTAATTCATCTTCCATAGCTACATCCACTGTGAGTTCTTTGGGCTTCACAAACACCCAAATGCCCACCTCGAGTATTATGAGCAAGTCTATTCCTCAAGGCATTGTGACTCAAAATTTGCAAATACAAAATAGTCAACCTAATGCTCAGttaatgcaaaagtttggACAAAACACAATTGTGCCACAGCCGGGAATCAATGTGCAAAGTCACCAAATAAACCTGCAACAACAACCGCAGCAACAACAACAATACACTCAGGGTCAGCAGCAACCACATGGTTTGACAGCTATCCAAATTCAACAACAAAAGATGCTACAACAGCATCAATTGAAGATGCAAATGATGCAGCAGCAGCAAAACAAGATTGGCAACCAACAAACTCAGCAGTTCCAACAACCCAATGTTTCTCAGCTAAACCAGGGATTATCTGGACAGATACAGCATATACAAAACACACAGCACCACATACAACAAACTATACAGTCACCAAATACTTCAATGAGTTCTGCTCAGCAACAGATTGAAAATATTAGCCAGATGCTCAGTCAAAGTGCCAATAACATGCAGCAACAACAACTGAACCAGCAGAACATGGCCATGAAACAGAATTTGAGTCTAAGCCAGCAGACGGCATCACAAGCTGTTCAGAACATTGCACAGCAACTAGCACAATCTACACAAAGCTTCCAGAATGCTAAAATGAATCAAAATCTGAGCCAGGGACAAGTTATCACCCAGCAATTAATAGGTTCCGGTCAGCAGTTATCAACCCAAAACCAAAATTTGATTCAACAACAGACTGTTCAATCTATAACTAATCAACAGCAGAATATTAATATGGGTGTAGTGAATCAGCAGGGGCTGGTGACGTCACAGGCTCAGCAGGGTCAAAGCCAAGTGCAATTGAATCAATTAGTAGGGAGCACCGGGCAACAGATTGGACAGCAAATTCAGTCCATACAGCAGGCAATTCAAGGTCAACAGACTGGTAATGTGCCCGTGCAAGGCACTTGGAGGCAACAGAATATCCAGATGGTCCAAAATGTGCAGGGCCAACATCAAATTATAAGAAGTCCTTTAATCCAGTCTCGCAATCCACAGAGCCAAGTGGTGTTGCAGCAGCAAATAATGCAGACTCAACAGCAAGCTCTGATAAACAACCAGCAGCCACAGCTGAGTCCGCAGCAACATACAATTCAGCAGACATCACAACAAATTTTGCAACAATCTATTGGTTCTCAAGGTCAGACGATAAGCCAAACTCACCAtcaaatattagtacaaaaacAGCAATTGTTGAACAGTTCTGGACAGCAACAAATAGTCCAGGCTCCGCAGCAAGTGCTTATAAATCAACATACTGGACAACAACAGATTTTGGTTCATGGAAATCAGCAGGTTACTTTGCAGAGTGGTCAGCAAATAGTGTCACAAAGCCAGATAGTTCATCAAGGTGGTCAATTGGTCAATCAGGGTGGACAGCAAATTATAACACAAGGAACGCAGCAAGTTTTATCACAAGGAGGGCAGCATGTGATAACTCAGCAGGGCCAGCAACATCAAGTGGTGATCGCTCAGTCTCCACAGCAGATTGTGACACAGTCTGGTCAGATTATTGGGCAGGCTGTTGGTCAGACTCAGCAAGTGCTGTCGCAAGTGCCGCAGTCACCCCAGGGCGGGACTCAGTTGACGTCGGGTGGTGGCATACAGCAGATCATCACGCATAGTGGTGGGCAGCAGATCGTGTCTCCTGGAGGCCAGCAGATAGTCCAAGGGGGCCAGGCATGGCAACAGCAGCAGTACTTACAACAAAGGCAGCAAATCGCGCAACCAGGAACCGTGGGGCCTAGA GTATCCTGGACGGCAGGGGGCGGCGGTCGCCAGCTGATCCACTTGGATGCGCAGACGCACGCACAGCTGCAGCAAATGGACCCCAAGCAGAGAGCTATGTTCGTAGCGCAGCTGCAGAAGCGAAGACAGCTGTCTATGCAGCGGGCGGCTGCTTTGGCTCAGCAACAG GGAGGCGTGGTAACAGGGACCCCCGGGGGAACGCAGCCGAGTGTCACTTTCATTAGGAGCCAGCTGCCGGCAGGGTTGACCCAGCAGCAACAg GTACAATGGCTACAACAACAAGGAGCCAGAGCGGCTACCATACCAGCTTCAGGACCGGCCCAGCCCCCACAGTCTCCAG TGGGTGGCGCCCCAGTGGCCAGCCCGGGGGCGGCGACAGGGGGCGCTGTGGAGTCCCAACTCCAACAGCTGCAGCTCCATAGACAACAACAGTACCAGAGGTTGCAGCAGCTCCAAGCGCAGAGAGACCATGTAGCACAGCATCACGCCATCAAACag GTGGGCACCGGCATAGGTCCACACACAGTGGCCGCGGTGGGGGCGGTGGGGGCCGTGGGTAACGTGGGCGTGGGTGGGGTGAACGCCGTGGGGGCGGTGGGAACCCAGCCCCTGGCCGAACCAAACGTCGACGCAGCTCTTCTCACTTCGCCTCAAGGGGACCAACAACAAG GTGCAAACAGCGCGCTGTTAGTGAACCCTAAGACCAAAACAGCTTTGGCCAACATGCTGAGCATCCGACTTCAGGGCGGAACCACCCCCGCTGACCACGAGCCCTCCGCTGCCGGCACACTCAG GTTAATGACAGCAGTGCACGCAGCTGGGGGCGCTGTGGGCGCTGTGGGGGCGGTGGGTGCGGTGGGGGGCGTCGGCGCAGTTCGGGCCCCCGCGCGGCTGTTGCTGGGGCCGCAGCATCATCCGCACCAG GCGGGGGCAGGTGTGGTGGGTAGTAAAGTGTACGCAGGCGCGGTGAGGGCGCCGCCCCCCCGCGCACAGTTCTACGGCCACAACCCCAACCTCAAACTACCCCCGGATTTGTTCCTGCTGGGCTGCGTGTTTCATATT GTGGAGTACCAACAATCGTGGGGCACCGAGCGGGTGGCGCGGTGGGCCGAAGCTATACAACGGCGCGGCGGTGAAGTCGAAGCCAACTACTGCGCAAGAGTCACTCATGTGCTGTGTGAGACGCAGAAACATGGCGTCGTCATGCAG GCGCTGCGCGACGCCAAGCGCTGCGTGACCGCGTACTGGCTGTCGGACGCGATGCTGCGGCGCGCTGTGGCGCCGCCCTGGCAGGCGCTGCACCTGCCCGCCATGTACTGTGTGCGGGAGCGGCCGGCGCGACAGCATCGCGCCGCCGTCTCCGGCTGGCGGCTGGAGGAGCGCCAGCGACTGTTCTGCTGCATACACCATGTGGGCGCCAAG gtGACACCGTACATGACTCGAGACAACACAGTGTTGATCTGCAAACGGGCCGAGGGCAACAAATACAGGAGGGCCCGGGAGTGGGGCATCCCCGTGGTGACCGCCATGTGGCTCACTGACCTGCTGCTGGGCAACATGAGTGCGCTGGCGCAG attgaAAATACCAAATATCAGCAGTTCAACTTGACAAGTCCGTTCCGTATGGACTACAGTCTAGTGTCACATCTGATGA ACGGCTGGAAAATGCCAATAAACATAACACAAGAGTCTAACGAGAGAGCGAAGCGCGCAGCCGCTAGCGCCGCCCCCCCGCGGCGCGCCAAGCGGCCGCGCCTCGACCCCGCCGCCCCCTCCCCCTCCCCCTGCCCCTCCCCGGCCCCGGCCCCGGCCGCCGCACCCGCACCCTCCCCCGCGCCCGCccccgccgcgccgccgccgcccctGCCCCTTGCGCTCGCGCCCCGGGTTCTCTTCTCGGCTGTGGCGCCGCACGAACAAGCGAGATTGGCCGCTATTGTCAG TGATAATAATGCTACAGATTCCAATATAATCAGAGATGTTAATATAACTACAGAAGTCGATGAGAATTCCAACCATATTCAAGATGGCAACGTTACAAAAGATTAA